The Girardinichthys multiradiatus isolate DD_20200921_A chromosome 7, DD_fGirMul_XY1, whole genome shotgun sequence region cgcagctcctcctcctgctttTGCCGACAGGCCTCTAGCTGCTGAAGACGGGCCAACTCCTCCTTCTGACGAGCTTGTTCCTGCTTCTCCTGCTCCTTGCGTTCAGCCATCTCCTTCTCCTGCTGATGCTGCTTCAGTATCTGGTGAAAACAATTGCGAATacacaaagaaatataaaaacaagaatGTGAAAGTCAAAGTTCATATTAGGGATGCACCGATATAAAAATTCAGGTCGATATCCTATGAACATGCTGTTCAGTCtgaaaagagtatggcacaactgcaaacctaccaagagaaAGGCTCTGGTTGAAGCTAACCCACCCCTGAGGAAGTAGTCACAGACCTGTAAAGACTGTGAGCTTTAAAGCTAATATGGGATCACAGACTGAAAATGATGTTGAAAACACGCTGCACAGCAAAGACAGTAGCAACAGCACAGATCAGTGCTACGTCATGCTGCTCCACTGTCCATGTAATGTGGGAAACCACTTTGATCAGCAGAATCAGACGCAGATAACCTAAAGAAGATGGGTCATGCAGACGTATTTGCAGCATTGCATGCATTTGGGCAGCCAACATGAGGATTGTGACATTAAAGTCAACCAgatactactttgtgttgttttatctcataaaatcctaataaaacataCTAAACATAGGGTTGATGATGtgacaaatgtggaaaagttcaaagtgTATCAATGTTTTTGCAGGGTAATAAACATAATCCAGCTGTTAGCAATAAGTAAAGCCCTGCAGGTCTGTGAAGGTACTGTGGAACTGCATCTCTAAAACTGAACCTGTGCCATACTGTAGTGTATAATGTGTGCCCTTCTATAACCCATTATTATTCTAGTAATTCTGAGCATTAAAACATGAGCCTTTTGTCCTTTCTAAGGTTAATTACAACATTCCTCAGTTCAGTAACCACCGTGTACCAGGTGCAGTTTTTCAGAGCTGTGCTGAGTTTCACTGCGGTAATTTAGTACCTTCGCGCGGGTGAGCAGCTCGGCAATGAGCCTTATTGATTCCAGATTGCGCTGAGCCAGCAGCAGCCTTCTCTCCTCCATGGCAATCTTCACTTGAAGTTTCTTCTGCTCCTGCTCCTGTTGCCTCTTCACCTTCTTCAGGTTCCTCTTCTCCTCCTTCTCCCGGAGCTTCTGCTCTCGCTTCCGGATTCTCTCCTCTTTCTtcctctccttctcctcctcttccatttccttctgtttcctgaAAAGGTGATCAAATATCCTTCTTAAATAGCTCACACTGATTCCACTCATTAAACTTATCAAAAATGGAAGTATTTTTGTTGTGACCCacttaaagtaaaacaaataaaattaaggtCAACAACTCTGCTCtaaacaatttagaaaaaatGTTTGTCACAAATTTAAGTCAAAAGTCATATCAGCATCCAAAATACCCAcgtacattaaaaaaattaaatatgataTTACTTTTATTTGTACAATTTCAAGTTTTGATGGGGTTTCTGAAGTCCAATCActaaatgcatgttttcttctaaagtgaaaaacattttgcccACCTCATTGTCTTGCATCTGATCCTAGCACATTTCTACAACATATatacattttcttccacacactTATGTTGCACAAATATGGCTGTGTCACTGAAGTAGAATACatgatattgtgttttttttcctggagTTATTGATCTTGATGAACTGCCTCCTTTATTTCCATCAtacctctcctcctccttccgccgctcctcctcttctttctcCCTTCGCTTCTGCTCCTCCCTCTGTCTCTCCAGCTCCTGGAGCTTCAGCCTCTCCTGGTTTCTTCTCTTGATGGATGCGTCGCCGAGGTGCTTGCTAGTGTCAAATGTAacctagttaaaaaaaaataaacaaatgaaacacAAGGAGGCTGATCAGCAAAATTCCTTTTCCCATTTGAGAGGCAGTGACATGTCCGATTTGATCTTGTGCCTCTAATTTATGTTGCTTCCAAATATTTTTACTCAATTTAACCTCTAGAGGCTACATTAGGTAAGGGGcccttctgttttgttttcatcccCTTTTAGATTGCAAAGCTTTATGTTTCGGATTAAAAGACTTGCCTATCCCAAAGTTCATTAACCTGAAAATACTGATGATGCAGCTTCACATCTCATTTCCTTGAAAGGTCTCAAAGCTACTTTGCAGCTGACTAGCACAATCACACTACTAAACCCTACTTGCCTGTGATGTTATTAAAGCACTTGCAATTCAGTAACAGTTTAGCATGCACAAAAAGATAAGCAGGTCACATTTATGACCTTAAAGGAGATTGATTGCAGTTAGTGGAGAAGAAACATCCAGCATGCACTCAAGTTTCTAAAGTTAAGGATGGCCAGGAACAAAGAGCCTTTCCTAAAACTTCAATAACATTTTTTAAGTTTAGAATGTTTTAGAAGGCAAATAGTTGCTCTTTAGTGGCCATTGATACTCTCAGCTGGCTCccaacctttttttatttttaaaactcgtTCTTTAACCTGGATCTACTGCGAATAAAACAGCAATTAATACTTCACACAACCCCACCCAaaaacgcaaaaaaaaaaaatcaagagaaaactaaagctgtttttccaAGACAGGAACCGTTTCAAGAACCAGGGTAGTTTTTGGAGGGAAGTGTTGTGGAGGGAAAGAGCTTAGCATAACAGATTGGGTGAAGCACAGCTGCAGCATACCAGCCACCGTGAGCTAGAACTACAGTACACGCTGTGCGGCGGAGGGTGTGAGCAGCGCGTATACGAGCGTGACcgacattcctcctggctctgattggttggttCTGACCGGgagcagtgtatttctgcaaatggcagtacGACCACagggaggagccagaggagcttgattttctttcacagttaatctgtctcatattctactgtcaggacaGTTGTaacaattatgtaaaaaaaatttattttaacaaaagttaccaactgcagctttaaaataaGTGGATCTAggaatgaaaaataatttaggTAATAATATTAAACGGAAGGTAAATGTTTCCAACTTCTGTAGGCTTTAACATTTCTCTGTAAACCATCATCCAACGATTTTCAGCTCTGTTCCAACCAGTGTCTCAAGGAATACACTAAATTTGGACATgctatggtaaatggcctgcacttgtatagcgcttatcAAGTCTGGGGACCACAAAGCGCTTTATTACAATCAGTcgtccacccattcatacccatattcacacactgacagtggtaagccaCATTGTAGCCAGACTGACAGAAAtcaggctgccatacaatcgtcGCCACCAAGCCTTCTGACGACCATCAGCAGGCAATGAACAGTTTGGCCCAAGAACACGACTGAAACAGACAAAGCGGGGGTTTGAACTGgaaacccactggttacaggacgaacttCTACCAGCGTCGCCCCTGAAGTCCGTTATAGGGTTAAGGTTTCCAACATTCTTCGTAGGGAATACACACAGAAACTGGTATTTACGTAATGCTAGATCCACCTAAAGATAAAAATTCCTAATATAAGACATAATTGAGTTTCAGAAGTTAacttcacatttatttactttgttttcaaTTAACAGTAAATCATTTATTTCTCAGTGACTGGTCTCTCACacacatttacaggtccttctcaaaatattagcatattgtgataaagttcattattttccataatgtaatgatgaaaatttaacattcatatattttagattcattgcacactaactgctCGTTTAGAgaaccttttaatgatatgctaattttgtgagataggaattttgggttttcatgagctgtatgccaaaatcatccgtattaagacaataaaagacctgaaatatttcagttagtgtgcaatgaatctaaaatatatgaatgttaaattttcatcattacattatggaaaataatgaactttatcaaaatatgctaatattttgagaaggacctgcatgTGACTGCTAACATTAAGAAgggtggaaaaaaatattaatactaaAATGctgttcttttgtatttttttaagaaaaaatttTATTGGGAGATCAACAAGAGAAAAAGACTACCAAATTCTGACTGGTGCATCTCTATTCAGTACCTTAATGTTGCATGCCACAGCTTTTCCGTCATCTCCTTTCAGCATCAGCTTCATGCCACGCAGAGAGTCCATGGCCACGGTGAAACCGCAGTATTCTTGATACTGAACGTAAGCCTCAAAGTTCAGGTGACCCCCGAAGCTGAAAGTACTGAAGTTCTTGTCCAGCATGTCTTCCCTATACGGATCCAGCATGGGGATGTCAACATGTCTcacctaaaaacaaaaattaaaaaacatttatgattaaaattattaacattgataacatttaaaaaacatatttggtgCCAGCACATTATGTATAAAGGAGGATGTTTTAGGGATTTGTATTGTGGACTAAATTCAATCTAAAggtcattaataaataaaaacaggaactCCATATAAcaaccatttttatttaaaactgaaacaattCCCACCTTGCCAAATGCCTGGAACACAGCGATTAGAACCTCTTCAGAAGGGCGGTCAGGGAACAGGCTGTCCTTCTGGCTAAACCAGCGACATGGAAGTCCTTCCAAGTGGATGGTATCAGGCCTCTCTCCCGGCAGAGTCTCATTCATATCCTTGGCGTCACGAAAAAAGGAGTCCCAGTCATGACGTGTGGGGAAATCCACTTTATTTTCTACTGCACGAACCTGAGCAAAGAAGCAAATACAGAAATTCGGTGTTTCTACACACTTCTCATGTCAAAACTCCATAGTTTTCCAGACTAGAATTTCCAGtgttctcagttttttttttaatgtagatTCGTTTGGAATGgctggatgtggatggatggatgtggatggatggatggatttctaGAGCTGTCAATCCTATTAACCCATTTATGGTAGATGGACATATGGGCAGattgacaaacagatggatggacaagtGGATGTTTTGATGGACGACAAACTCATGGATTAGTGGTTGGATGAATGGTTGGTTGGGTAGACTGATAGGTAGATGGAAGGACAGAGTGattgacatacaggtccttctcaaaatattagcatattgtgatgaagttcattattttccataatgtcatgatgaaaatttaacattcatatattttagattcattgcacactaactgaaatatttcaggttttttattgtcttaatacggatgattgtagcatacagctcatgaaaacccaaaattcctatctcacaaaattagcatatttcatccgaccaataaaagaaaagtgtttttaatacaaaaaacgtcaaccttcaaataatcatgtacagttatgcactcaatacttggtcgggaatccttttgcagaaatgactgcttcaatgcggcgtggcatggaggcaatcagcctgtggcactgctgaggtcttatggaggcccaggatgcttcgatagcggcctttagctcatccagagtgttgggtcttgagtctctcaacgttctcttcacaatatcccacagattctctatggggttcaggtcaggagagttggcaggccaattgagcacagtgataccatggtcagtaaaccatttaccagtagttttggcactgtgagcaggtgccaggtcatgctgaaaaatgaaatcttcatctccataaagcttttcagcagatggaagcatgaagtgctccaaaatctcctgatagctagctgcattgaccctgcccttgataaaacacagtggaccaacaccagcagctgacacggcaccccagaccatcactgactgtgggtacttgacactggacttctggcattttggcatttccttctccccagtcttcctccaaactctggcaccttggtttctgaatgacatgcagaatttgctttcatccgaaaaaagtactttggaccactgagcaacagtccagtgctgcttctctgtagcccaggtcaggcgcttctgccgttgtttctggttcaaaagtggcttgacctggggaatgcgacacATGTAGCCCacttcctgcacacgcctgtgcacggtggctctggatgtttctactccagattcagtccactgcttccgcagatcccccaaggtctggaatcggcccttctccacaatcttcctcagggtccggtcacctcttctcgttgtgcagcgttttctgccacactttttccttcccacagacttcccactgaggtgccttgatacagcactctgggaacagtctattcgttcagaaatttctttctgtgtcttaccctcttgcttgagggtgtcaatagtggccttctggacagcagtcaggtcggcagtcttacccatgattggggttttgagtgatgaaccaggctggtagttttaaaggcctcaggaatcttttgcaggtgtttagagttaactcgttgattcagatgattaggttcatagctcgtttagagacccttttaatgatatgctaattttgtgagataggaattttgggttttcatgagctgtatgccaaaatcatccgtattaagacaataaaagacctgaaatatttcagttagtgtgcaatgaatctaaaatatatgaatgttaaattttcatcattacattatggaaaataatgaactttatcacaatatgctaatattttgagaaggacctgtatggatgatggatggatgaacagatggagtTGAGTTTTGTAAAGTGTCTCATAAATTAAGTCAGCAAATAtgtacattgtttttttatacagCACTTTAAGACATAGGGCACATAGATAAAGTGCCGCacaatagaaaaacatttttaaaaaatcatgtCGGTAATTGTTATTGTTGGTATACCAAAATATAGCAGAACAATGGACGTTTTTCAGATTTAGTCAACGATTTTTACATAGACATAGACAAAGTAGATAACACATTGTAATCAATAAAGTACATCACAGCACCTTTTATTAAGCAACCGTGGTAAATAGCGTGATTAGATAGAATATTATGTTAAAGTGACACAATATGGATTTATAAAGACACAACGTGTCAGCCCTTACTTTGAGCACATCAGTAAATCCGCTGAGTTTTATGGTCTTTCCATCCAGACGGGTCAACAGGCTCTTTACCAcggttttgttttccacctccCCCTCAAAGCGGATGTAGTCCAGGGTGCTCTTGGAGATCCGCAGGGCTGAAAACTGCTCCGGAGCCACCATGGCCTTTACTCTTTCCATCACCTCCCAGTTGGAGATGCTCTTTCCCGGCAGCTTGAGCTGCGGTAGAGCCACGCTGATGGTCATCTTGGCGATGGGCTTCAGGTAGACGTTGTGCTCAGCAGACAGGCACACCGCCTCTGACGTGTCATGCACGATGGTGGTCATCCCTGCGGTGAGCTGAAAATGTTGCGTTTCAGATTCAGCGTAACAGGCTACACactgcaaaaaaattaaaactctaaaaagatgctgcttaaaaaataataataataataataatattttatatatatatatatatatatatgtatatatatatatatatatatatttatattagcGGGTAAAAATGGGCCAAACGCAAAGCACGAAAATCAAGCTAACTCCCATTTTTACACCACGATTGTGCTAACATTGACCCAACTTTACGAACAATATTAGCTCAAATGTAACGCGTAGATAGCTCACACAGACTAACTTGacgtttatttgtaaaacatttgaaaatttaaaaagtgttcGGTCAATTGTGAAGACtgttagttttaaaacaaaaggagCTGGTACTTGCTGCCGCCGGTCGGGAGCTAGTTAGCTCCGTGTTTTGTGACTAGCTTTGGAAATCAAATCCCCTTAGTTTACTTCTATATTACCGTGTGTTAAAGTCAATTGTAACAATTTAAAATTACGACCTACCAAACATCAGCTACACTCCTGCTAAAACAGCGGCGACGCTACTGTAATGCAGAGCAGAAATTACccacagagacacaaacacagcacCAAAATGAATGCAGTGCACTTTAACCTTACGCCGAAACAACGTCTAACAGCGCTGCAAAAGCGGATGTGTTCACAAACAGCGACACCACCTGGTACAGCCGAGAGCTGTAAAAGTGAGTTGATGCACATTCTCAATTAATTCACATTCATATGTTTTGATATAAACCATTCTCTTGTCGGtcagactgtatgtttagggatgTTGTTCAACTGTAAGAAAAACCTCCACTCACACAGGTTTTGTTTTaggatttaattcagtttatttattagcaccagttcacaacaaatgtcacaaACCACCTTACATACAGACGTGGACAAAAtagttggtacccctcggttaatgaaagaaaaacccacaattgtcacagaaataacttgaatctgacaaaggtaataatgaataaaaattctatgaaaattaacaaatgaaagtcagacattgcttttcaaacatgcttcaacagaattatttaaaaaaataaacttataaaacaggcctggacaaaaatgatggtacccttaacttaatattttgttgcacaaccttttgaggcaatcactgcaatcaaacaatTCCTATAattgtcaatgagacttctgcacctctcagcagctATTTTGGCTATTTtgacctggacaaaaatgatggtacccctgaaaataatgtgaccaaaaggacatgttaaatcaaggtgtgtccattaattagcattacaggtgtctacattcttgtaatccatcagtgggcctatatacaggtccttctcaaaatattagcatatggtgataaagttcattatttcccataatgtcatgatgaaaatttaacattcatatattttagattcattgcacactaactgaaatatttcaggtcttttattgtcttaatactggatgattttggcatacagctcatgaaaacccaaaattcctatctcacaaaattagcatatcattaaaagggtctctaaacgagctatgaacctaatcatctgaatcaacgagttaactctaaacacctgcaaaagattcctaaggcctttaaaactcccagcctggttcatcactcaaaaccccaatcatgggtaagactgccgacctgactgctgtccagaaggccactattgacaccctcaagcaagagggtaagacacagaaagaaatttctgaacgaataggctgttcccagagtgctgtatcaaggcacctcagtgggaagtctgtgggaaggaaaaagtgtggcagaaaacgctgcacaacgagaagaggtgaccagaccctgaggaagattgtggagaagggccgattccagaccttgggggatctgcggaagcagtggactgagtctggagtagaaacatccagagccaccgtgcacaggcgtgtgcaggaaatgggcta contains the following coding sequences:
- the akap17a gene encoding A-kinase anchor protein 17A, whose amino-acid sequence is MTTIVHDTSEAVCLSAEHNVYLKPIAKMTISVALPQLKLPGKSISNWEVMERVKAMVAPEQFSALRISKSTLDYIRFEGEVENKTVVKSLLTRLDGKTIKLSGFTDVLKVRAVENKVDFPTRHDWDSFFRDAKDMNETLPGERPDTIHLEGLPCRWFSQKDSLFPDRPSEEVLIAVFQAFGKVRHVDIPMLDPYREDMLDKNFSTFSFGGHLNFEAYVQYQEYCGFTVAMDSLRGMKLMLKGDDGKAVACNIKVTFDTSKHLGDASIKRRNQERLKLQELERQREEQKRREKEEEERRKEEERKQKEMEEEEKERKKEERIRKREQKLREKEEKRNLKKVKRQQEQEQKKLQVKIAMEERRLLLAQRNLESIRLIAELLTRAKILKQHQQEKEMAERKEQEKQEQARQKEELARLQQLEACRQKQEEELRRVEVEKQRALELQRKEKELRERLLCNLIKKSTEKSTAAADAQDLACPSTKEAPGLSDVMLGVLGRVNGVKTDDGKEKPVSRSVHSKEKNKSKERRGGDDKKEEFVRTSHSREGGYERSSYSRGRRRRSQSPSRRRRSSSHRRSSHKRSDSHHRGRRCSPSSSSRSSSRDRSLSSCGRSNSRGRGQRRSHRRYRRRSKNYRSHSHHSRRYRRYSNSRDRSHSRGR